In Antechinus flavipes isolate AdamAnt ecotype Samford, QLD, Australia chromosome 3, AdamAnt_v2, whole genome shotgun sequence, a genomic segment contains:
- the ATF5 gene encoding cyclic AMP-dependent transcription factor ATF-5: protein MSLLAALGLELDRALLPASGLGWRVDYGKLPLAPAPLGPYEALGGDLEGGLPGGSEPLAGDGFSDWMTERVDFTALLPLEPPAAPGALPPPSPSPSPPDLEAMASLLKKELEQMEDFFLDAPLPPPSPVPVTLPLPPFDLPQAPLDTLDLLTFYCGGEPGRGEGEGGEVFRAPLPTPPPPRPAPYPVPPSRGDRKQKKRDQNKSAALRYRQRKRAEGEALEGECQGLEARNRELRERAESVEREIQYVKDLLIEVYKARSQRLRST from the exons ATGTCTCTCCTGGCGGCCCTGGGGCTGGAGCTGGACAGGGCCCTGCTCCCAGCTAGCGGGCTGGGCTGGCGGGTGGACTACGGGAAGCTCCCCCTGGCCCCGGCCCCCCTGGGTCCCTATGAGGCCCTGGGGGGGGATCTGGAGGGGGGGCTTCCCGGGGGTAGCGAGCCCCTGGCAG GTGACGGCTTCTCGGACTGGATGACAGAGCGAGTGGACTTCACTGCCCTGCTCCCCCTGGAGCCCCCCGCAGCCCCCGGTGCCCTCCCGCCACCATCTCCATCTCCTTCCCCTCCAGACCTTGAGGCCATGGCCTCCCTGCTGAAGAAGGAGCTGGAGCAGATGGAGGACTTCTTCTTGGATGCTCCtctcccacccccctcccctgtGCCTGTAACCCTTCCTCTGCCCCCCTTTGACCTCCCCCAAGCTCCTCTGGATACCCTTGATCTATTGACCTTCTACTGTGGTGGGGAGCCCGGGCGGGGTGAGGGGGAAGGCGGGGAGGTCTTTCGAGCACCCCTGCCCACCCCACCTCCCCCTCGGCCGGCCCCTTACCCAGTGCCCCCCTCAAGGGGAGACCGAAAACAGAAAAAGCGTGACCAGAACAAGTCAGCTGCACTCAGGTACCGCCAAAGGAAACGGGCAGAGGGGGAGGCCTTGGAGGGCGAGTGCCAGGGGCTGGAGGCCCGCAACCGGGAGCTGCGGGAGCGGGCCGAGTCGGTGGAGCGCGAGATCCAGTACGTGAAGGACCTGCTCATCGAGGTGTACAAGGCGCGAAGCCAGAGGCTGAGGAGCACTTAG